One part of the Aspergillus luchuensis IFO 4308 DNA, chromosome 5, nearly complete sequence genome encodes these proteins:
- a CDS encoding uncharacterized protein (COG:S;~EggNog:ENOG410PU3U;~InterPro:IPR000868,IPR036380;~PFAM:PF00857;~antiSMASH:Cluster_5.15) has product MPRTAIFVIDIQNHIAVDPTSRVPQADRVIKASEEILQTARSIKDSNEKSNSPLIVFIQHEESANDGTLVKGTEPWELVFHPRADVEGEILVAKRTGDTFKSNRDLAQRLRDANVTEIVAFGLQSDKCVEATCTGALAAGFHVTVLAGAHSTYDADGKTAQEIEREVELRLSTRGARVVRWEKWVEKQQIA; this is encoded by the exons ATGCCTCGAACTGCTATCTTCGTTATCGACATTCAGAACCATATCGCCGTTGATCCTACCTCTCGCGTCCCCCAGGCGGATCGCGTCATCAAAGCTTCTGAAGAGATCTTACAGACGGCTCGGTCCATCAAAGACTCCAATGAAAAGAGCAACAGTCCACTCATCGTATTCATTCAGCACGAAGAGTCCGCGAATGACGGAACCCTTGTAAAGGGGACGGAGCCCTGGGAACTCGTCTTTCACCCCCGCGCGGATGTGGAGGGCGAAATTTTGGTTGCAAAGAGGACAG GGGACACATTCAAATCCAACCGCGACCTCGCGCAGAGGCTGCGCGACGCCAACGTCACCGAAATCGTCGCGTTTGGTCTGCAGAGCGATAAATGCGTTGAAGCAACATGTACCGGAGCACTGGCAGCTGGCTTCCACGTAACTGTGTTGGCTGGCGCACATTCTACCTACGATGCTGATGGAAAGACCGCCCAAGAAATCGAGCGTGAAGTTGAACTTCGCCTCTCGACACGAGGCGCTCGCGTTGTGCGGTGGGAGAAATGGGTGGAAAAGCAACAGATTGCCTGA
- a CDS encoding ankyrin repeat domain-containing protein (COG:S;~EggNog:ENOG410PQ9U;~InterPro:IPR002110,IPR036770,IPR020683;~PFAM:PF13857,PF12796,PF00023,PF13637,PF13606;~antiSMASH:Cluster_5.15;~go_function: GO:0005515 - protein binding [Evidence IEA]) — protein sequence MERRFPKADVIWWNATCYHVRCPFCEAVHRHRVNSLDWQANDLRKSHCETSETYFCCFPMNEKGEVAYEINKKRGRYVNICISDDSDNEDDDEGDIDQLVADLAKATTAAADDEEVSMNIPEDAKELVTVDLGNFPLDLGCDVQPFQQKRITQSICDCIAGHTRAVQEYLETSTEAWLFVRGRFPFNGKTTLIRAAAESIPEMLSILIEHGADVNAVDNGGRSALMEAALFGRVNNVKVLLQHGADTNIRDVKNRLAVYFAQEHDELQEERNDRTDDYFEDTPRAALDRREIVRLLSAERRMSKTAFGEPPTVSLSQSYSRTSSSMEEPKPTGKHPISGLGETVARLERGGKFPSVAAISRLTTVPGQTFSVVGRHWADDVFYIAKTVGHHFPSHIHDEDIAYHAEKQLIAYFIDRHAFLPRDLLPDPKLREESERTEDEFERT from the exons ATGGAGAGACGTTTTCCTAAAGCTGACGTGATATGGTGGAACGCAACCTGCTACCACGTACGATGTCCGTTTTGCGAAGCAGTTCATCGCCATCGGGTCAACTCGTTGGATTGGCAGGCAAACGATCTCAGAAAATCTCATTGCGAAACAAGCGAGACATATTTTTGCTGCTTCCCCATGAATGAGAAAGGTGAGGTAGCCTATGAAATCAACAAGAAACGTGGTCGATACGTCAATATCTGTATTTCGGATGACAGCGATaatgaggacgatgatgaaggcgatATTGATCAGCTGGTAGCTGATCTAGCTAAGGCTACTACTGCCGCAgcagacgatgaagaagtatCTATGAATATCCCGGAAGATGCAAAGGAACTAGTCACCGTCGACCTAGGAAATTTCCCGCTTGACCTAGGGTGTGACGTCCAGCCATTCCAGCAGAAAAGGATTACCCAGTCAATTTGCGACTGTATTGCTGGACACACTAGAGCGGTTCAAGAATATTTGGAGACATCTACTGAGGCTTGGCTGTTTGTTCGAGGGCGGTTCCCCTTCAACGGTAAAACAACCCTCATCCGCGCAGCAGCTGAGAGTATCCCCGAGATGCTGTCAATTCTCATCGAACATGGAGCGGATGTGAATGCTGTTGATAATGGCGGAAGGAGCGCTCTAATGGAGGCAGCGCTCTTTGGGCGGGTTAACAATGTAAAAGTACTCCTACAACACGGCGCGGACACCAATATCCGGGATGTCAAAAATCGACTGGCAGTTTATTTTGCGCAGGAGCATGACGAACTtcaagaggaaagaaacgaTCGTACTGATGACTATTTTGAGGACACTCCCAGAGCGGCCCTTGATCGCCGGGAAATTGTTCGCCTTCTTAGCGCAGAGAGACGAATGTCAAAGACCGCTTTTGGAGAACCACCCACTGTATCGTTGTCTCAGTCCTATAGTCGCACATCTTCCAGTATGGAAGAGCCCAAGCCAACCGGGAAGCATCCAATATCAGGACTTGGAGAGACAGTGGCGCGACTAGAAAGAGGCGGAAAATTTCCGTCTGTTGCTGCTATCAGCCGATTGACAACAGTTCCTGGGCAAACCTTCAGTGTTGTGGGTCGCCATTGGGCAGACGATGTCTTTTACATTGCCAAAACAGTGGGTCATCATTTTCCTTCCCATAtccatgatgaggatatcgCCTACCACGCAGAAAAGCAACTGATAGCATATTTCATTGATCGCCATGCTTTCCTGCCACGCGATCTCTTGCCGGATCCGAAACTAAGAGAAGAATCTGAAAGGACAGAAGATGAATTTGAAAG GACTTAA